One segment of Thermodesulfobacteriota bacterium DNA contains the following:
- a CDS encoding STAS/SEC14 domain-containing protein, which produces MLEPIEGLSENALGFTAKGDVTTEDYENVLIPAVEEKLKHQDKIRLLYHLGNEFNKFEAGAMWEDSKVGLAHITDWERIAIVTDVNWIQQAGKIFGFAIETMSVPGHVKVFHNHELDQAIKWIGEDEEEDS; this is translated from the coding sequence ATGTTAGAACCAATAGAGGGACTTTCGGAGAATGCGCTGGGATTCACCGCAAAGGGCGACGTAACTACCGAAGATTATGAGAATGTTCTCATCCCGGCAGTGGAAGAAAAACTAAAGCACCAGGACAAGATAAGACTTTTATATCACCTTGGAAATGAGTTTAATAAGTTTGAAGCTGGGGCTATGTGGGAGGACTCTAAGGTTGGGCTTGCGCATATAACAGATTGGGAGCGGATCGCAATTGTGACAGATGTAAATTGGATCCAGCAGGCAGGGAAGATCTTCGGGTTTGCTATAGAGACCATGTCCGTTCCGGGCCACGTAAAGGTATTTCATAACCACGAGCTTGACCAGGCGATCAAGTGGATCGGCGAAGATGAAGAAGAGGATTCCTAA